The Panicum virgatum strain AP13 chromosome 5K, P.virgatum_v5, whole genome shotgun sequence genome has a window encoding:
- the LOC120707559 gene encoding putative receptor protein kinase ZmPK1, with product MTALLYLLLIPLLSKICSGASPWQTMTTGSHIRGEDHNEVFLISPDRTFSCGFHELGTNALTFSIWYTTSTTNRTVVWTANPYFAASGYSPVNKYGSRISLNHDGNLILTETNGSTVWESRTSSGKHTTVVLLNNGNLVINDSSNNIVWQSFHSPTDTLLPGQNLTKGTRLVSGYHHLYFDNDNILQMLYDGPEITSIYWPSPDYNAEKNGRSRFNSTRTAVLDDMGNFVSSDGFKIEASDSGPGIKRRITIDYDGNFRMYSLNASTGKWNVTGQAVTQMCYVHGLCGKNGLCDYSSGLQCRCPPDYEMVDPTNWNQGCQPMFLTDKNQSPEDFTFVKQPHADYYGFDLSSNKSISFEACRNICLNISTCLSFTYKAGDGWCYTKDLLYNGQVYMYFPGDNYMKVPKNSNSSLSPISKKESLTCGPPGSEVKRGSASMYGTKKDNINWTYFYVFAAILGALELLVIVTGWYLFFKKHNIPKSMEDGYKMITNQFRRFTYRELREATGKFKEELGRGGAGIVYRGVLEDKKIVAVKKLTDVRQGEEEFWAEVTLIGRINHINLVRMWGFCSEGPNRLLVYEYVENESLDKYLFGERSTESLFGWSQRYRIALGTARGLAYLHHECLEWVVHCDVKPENILLTRDFDAKIADFGLAKLAKRDGTSFNFTHMRGTMGYMAPEWALNLPINAKVDVYSYGVVLLEIVTGIRVSSGILLEERQIDFLEFVQEAKHILSSGNVSDIVDDRLHGHFDTEQAIAMVKIAFSCLEERSKRPTMDEIVKVLMSCDDDDYHPAYSY from the coding sequence ATGACTGCACTGCTCTATCTCCTCCTTATTCCATTGCTCTCCAAGATTTGCTCTGGTGCATCGCCATGGCAGACCATGACCACCGGCTCGCACATCAGAGGAGAGGACCACAACGAGGTCTTCCTCATCTCACCGGACCGCACCTTCTCTTGCGGCTTCCACGAGCTTGGCACAAATGCTCTCACCTTCTCCATCTGGTACACCACAAGCACCACCAATAGAACTGTCGTCTGGACGGCAAACCCCTATTTCGCGGCGAGTGGCTACTCTCCCGTGAACAAATATGGCTCCAGGATATCGCTGAACCACGACGGCAACCTGATACTCACAGAAACCAATGGTTCCACGGTGTGGGAGAGCAGGACATCGTCAGGCAAGCACACAACAGTAGTCCTCCTCAACAACGGCAACCTTGTGATCAACGACTCCAGCAACAATATCGTGTGGCAGAGCTTCCATTCGCCAACGGACACCTTGCTCCCGGGGCAGAACCTGACAAAGGGCACAAGGTTAGTCTCTGGTTACCATCACCTCTATTTCGACAACGACAACATCCTGCAGATGTTGTATGACGGCCCAGAGATCACAAGCATCTACTGGCCAAGTCCGGATTACAACGCTGAAAAAAATGGCCGCAGTAGGTTCAACAGCACCAGGACAGCAGTTCTAGATGACATGGGTAATTTTGTGTCAAGTGATGGGTTTAAGATAGAGGCTTCAGATTCAGGTCCAGGAATCAAGAGAAGGATCACAATTGATTACGATGGCAATTTCAGAATGTACAGTTTGAATGCATCAACAGGGAAATGGAACGTCACAGGACAGGCTGTAACACAGATGTGCTATGTGCACGGGCTATGCGGAAAGAATGGGCTCTGTGACTACTCCAGTGGTCTCCAGTGTAGATGCCCTCCAGATTATGAGATGGTTGATCCAACAAATTGGAACCAAGGATGCCAACCAATGTTCTTGACTGATAAAAACCAATCACCTGAGGATTTTACATTTGTCAAGCAACCTCATGCCGACTACTATGGCTTTGATCTGTCCTCAAATAAATCCATCTCATTTGAAGCATGCAGGAACATTTGCTTGAACATCAGTACCTGCTTATCTTTCACATACAAGGCTGGAGATGGTTGGTGTTACACTAAAGATTTACTTTACAATGGTCAGGTCTACATGTATTTTCCTGGAGACAACTATATGAAAGTACCAAAAAATTCGAATAGTTCTTTATCCCCAATCTCTAAAAAGGAAAGCCTCACCTGTGGACCACCGGGCTCTGAGGTCAAGCGAGGATCAGCAAGTATGTATGGAACAAAGAAGGACAACATAAACTGGACATACTTCTATGTCTTTGCTGCAATACTGGGAGCTCTAGAGTTGCTTGTTATTGTGACGGGCTGGTACCTTTTCTTCAAGAAGCATAACATACCCAAATCAATGGAGGATGGGTACAAGATGATTACAAACCAATTCAGGCGGTTTACATACCGAGAACTAAGGGAAGCAACTGGAAAGTTCAAAGAAGAGCTTgggagaggaggagcaggaATCGTCTACAGAGGTGTGCTTGAAGATAAGAAAATAGTGGCAGTAAAGAAGCTTACAGATGTTCGCCAGGGAGAGGAGGAATTCTGGGCAGAGGTGACACTTATTGGAAGAATCAATCACATAAATTTAGTCAGAATGTGGGGATTTTGCTCAGAAGGGCCAAACAGGCTATTAGTGTACGAGTATGTGGAGAATGAGTCACTGGATAAGTACCTCTTTGGTGAGAGAAGTACGGAAAGCCTGTTTGGTTGGAGCCAAAGGTACAGAATTGCCCTGGGCACTGCAAGAGGCCTTGCTTATCTTCATCATGAATGCCTTGAGTGGGTTGTTCACTGTGATGTGAAGCCAGAAAACATACTCCTAACACGAGACTTCGATGCCAAGATAGCAGACTTTGGACTGGCCAAGCTTGCGAAGCGAGATGGCACTAGCTTCAATTTTACCCATATGAGAGGCACAATGGGGTACATGGCACCAGAATGGGCACTCAATTTGCCAATCAATGCAAAGGTTGATGTTTACAGCTATGGGGTCGTACTTCTGGAGATTGTGACTGGAATCAGGGTTTCAAGTGGCATACTGTTAGAGGAAAGACAGATAGATTTCCTGGAGTTTGTCCAGGAGGCTAAACATATTCTGTCTTCCGGGAATGTTAGTGACATTGTTGATGATAGGTTGCATGGCCATTTTGATACAGAGCAGGCAATTGCAATGGTGAAAATAGCCTTTTCATGCCTCGAAGAAAGAAGCAAGAGGCCGACAATGGATGAAATtgtcaaggtgctcatgtcttGTGATGATGATGACTACCATCCTGCTTATTCATATTGA